The following nucleotide sequence is from Tribolium castaneum strain GA2 chromosome 5, icTriCast1.1, whole genome shotgun sequence.
AGCACAACGAAGATGAAGAGACTGACACAAAACATTGTCGGTTCGTTACTGTTTCAGCTGATTGagcgtttttatattttgtgtaATCAGGAAGTGATGATGACACGTTTTTATCGCTGGAAATACGGTGCGTTTAGCGATTTTTACGGTGTTTCCGTGACAATGTCAGTGGCGGAAGGTGCATCTGACCCTTTAACTTTGCAAACGCTTTCCCGGAGGTGATTTATGGGGTTTTTATGTGTGATTTTGAATGTCGTTTcgtttcatatttatttttattcggtACAGATTTACGTTAGTCGCCGAAACCGACTATGAGAACGAGAATTTCAATCATAAGAAAATTACTCTGACCACTTGTTAAAAGATTTTTCGTTGTATAACagggaaaaacaaaaaaactcgttaATAATTATAAGGCTTTATTCCAACATGCTTCCATCTTTAATTAATTCCTCTTTCGTAACTAAACCTAAAGAACAGGCCAGGACCAAAGCAGCCCCCTGTTCAGcaaagcgtttatttttttccctaGAAATGTTTCCATTAACAATGATTTCCCACTTTTCATAATCCCTACCAATACGATGAGCTGTATTTTTTCCCTTGGAATGTGGCAATTGCGCGAAATAATTTATCTTCATTGACGGTCTGGTACTTAGGCAAATCAAACTTGTGTTTGCCACAAtatgctattatttttgatttcggCAAATCTGGATCGTCTGGATAATTTACCCTAATAAAGGCACATTTCATTTCGATTACGTCATCGTCTAATTCAGTCTTAACTTTTTTGGCTTTGGGACTGAACATATCTGGTGTTATTTCTCGGCGACTCAAAATTCCCTGAGAGTGGAACTGCAGTTGTTTTTTTCGGCAGTAATCGGCTAGGTCCCATATTGcactaaaatgtttttaaataaacttttatgaCTCAAATTAAGTCGGCAACACACTATCAAAGTCCAGTAATTcggtgttgccaacttaaattcCATAGCGAGGGCTGGTTATTACCAAATTTGTTCCAGTGTTTGACATTCTAAAAATTTCTTCCCTCTGGGTGTTTCCTGAAGTTCTTTCAGTATGTTTTGTATGCAGTATTTTGTATTACTGGGCGAGTTATCATAATCAATGGCATATTTGAGGTACTGTTCTATAACAGTCTCGATATCTAATAAACCCTGTTTACGAAAAATTGAACAATTGGCTTCTGCAGCCCTTGCGATCATCACACTTGAACAGCCACATTCTtccttaaatttaattatgtcttgatatttttcaatttccttGGACCCACCACttgaaataaatgtaataattaaagCTTACGACTTcgcaattatttaataaactcaCTTGGCAACAACCGGGATTGATACGTTCTCTGCAATAAATTTGATTGTTGCGTTTCTGTTGGGATGTTGAGGCCTTTCAGCTTTGGTTCTTCCATGAATTGCAATAGCTGAAATACCCGTTGACACCAATTCTTTGACCAAATCTAAGGTTTCCTCAGCACTTTCAAAAACACGAATTTTGCACGTAATtggaatttttacattttgcgTAAGTGTGGATAAAATTGACTTCGCCTTCTCTGGCTGTTTTAACAAAGCAGCCCCCATTCCCCCTTTCAGTGAAAATTCTTTGGGACAACCCATGTTTATATCAATCCCAGCTACATCATTTTCGCTGGAAAGGTCACAGATATTAAGAATTTTATATCTCGCAAGTGATTTACATCATTTTGGCAACTTTTAAGGCTCTTTGTGGGTCGCACGTCCCCAATTGCACCACCACTCTGTTTTTCTCTCTTGGGCAAGTTCGGAACACTACAGTCCCATCTGATTTATCCAGATAATCAACTGTGCCCAACACGTCTACAAAAATGGGGTTATTTCTGTAAGGAACGGGTAAAACGTACCATTTTCCCGtcttattgattttaaaaatttccagtCAATTAATTCTTCAGTGTAGACAATGTCGGCCCCGTGGTCCAGCGACAACAATCTCATGGGTAGAGTACCAACACGTACCATGGGGGCCAATATGATTTTGTTGTCGTAAGTTAATTTTTCAGtagtttttgtcatttttgaggTTAGGATTACTGTCATGTGTTAGTTGCCTTAATCTGTGGTAGGGTTATGTTATCACATGGAAATGTCAAATATTTCACTTTTATGGATTTTGTGTAAGTTTCTGCTCTTTTAgagcgttattaattattattgaacatGTTATAGGCAGATAAATCTACCTTTGAGTCAACGACATAAACTTCAgtgtaatttattgaaatgtaTATAGGGCAAAAATGAACTACATTTTAATGAAAAGGGCGTTTAATCGTTTATAAAGGGCATGTTAAGTTTACCacataataaaacataaagtacAACCTTTCTATAAAAGCATtgtgcaaaattcttattcattatttttactattttcttCCTTCCCTGTAATAACTGATTCGCCCTTCGGGGGCCATTCTGAATACTGTTTccacctttttttttttcaaaaaatatcctTACATTTGACTGTTATGTATACACCcacaacttatttttttactgcaCTTTGGGAGCTACCACAAGAAACAGCTTCCAAAGCATTcggaaaaatcattttttattgcattccATTCGTTAGAAAGTGAggttaaaaatttgacaacTTGGGCACTAAAGTAGCTACCGTGCAAGCTTCCGAAATACTTAATAACAGAATATGCCTTAAAATTCGACAAATATAAAAAGATGGCCACAATTTATATGTATTTGGTAACATTAAACCAGTTACACCCAAAATacacttattaattaaaaacagtcATTAAATTGATACTTTTCGATCGTAAGAACGCTCGTCAAAAATCACGATCTCTGCGCAATATCTAATAATGTCTgtgtatgaaatttttaagtttattagtttttatgaataataagatcttatgaaattatttaaacaagtgCGCTTGAAGCATTACATCATCTTACACTAATTGTAATTGACttctttttcttaaaaactgaCAGTACTTGTCAAACTGACACGAGCGGCATTGCCAAATATCtcgttataatttttatttttttgtgttaattgccgttttaatgtaattttggtCGCTATTCGGGTAGAATGTGTGCGAGTGGAGGTGTTGGTTTTTTCGCAATACATCTCATCGAGTCTGGAAGTGGAAAATTCTGGTAAATTGGTCGCTGGACGGCAACAGTGttgttgttgtctttttttagttttttgaaaattggaatGCAAACAAGTAGGTAGCtgtgataaatttttacttttggcATCAGCAATGATATTTAATATTcgttttaatatattattttaaatgtgaGGAAAGTATCCAGTGCAACATGCCTCATCGTTACTCGACAGCATTTTCTCATCTTGTTTTGGCCGGAACTGGAATTTATTGCTTGGTCCAAATTAAAGACGCACATTTCCACTGTCCCCACATTACGTTTGGTTTGATTACGGTCAATTCGCTGATTGGGCTGTGGAGATGGGGTTTGTATGGAAGGTTGTGTTTTTCCTAAACGACAACGATTTCTTCTAGGGAATCCCGAATATGGAGACAAGGCTGAACGCCTGTACTCATTTACTTCCTATTTACAGTTACTATTTGCGCTGCCATGTATTACAACGACTGAATGGTTGGGCTATGGGTATGATAGGTACCTGAGCTGGGCGTGGACAATATTACCGACAATTCCTCTTGTGTGCTACTTGGTGGACGCCTCATCTGACGAAAAATTGGAAGAGGCGATCATTCCAATTAACCTGATTGCGTTGGGTGTGGTGTGCTTCTTGGCAGAAAACTACTATGGAATTGCAGCAGCTGTGTCATACGCTATTGACCACTATATTGTCCTCAAACAAGGAGAAAGTTTGGAAAGCATACCTGCTCAAGACTTGTACAATTACGGCCTATGCTTCTTTGCATATTTTGCCCTGAGAGCGATCGGGGATTAATGTTTTTGATATCTCTATattgaccaatttttataactgtTTGCTTTGAAATTGCATATCATTGTTGTCATGTACCTATATTTTTATATGATGTTTCATGCTATTACTGTTTTATTATATACTGTATTTGACGAAATTGTATGTTGAACAATATACGACTGAGATAAACAACTCGTTTTTTATTGCTCTTTTGACAATAGAATCACTGTATCACCCCACTAAGTTTATTATCATTGGAAAGCTGTttattatctatctttttcaaaaaagactaTTGTTCTCCcaataacagttttcgagaaaattgcaaacaaaatcaaaaatagataaaacgaaaaaaaaaacataatttaaaaacttttgagAATATGTTAGTTCCACTTCTTCGATTAGTTTTGTCGTAAATAagttaatgaaataaatacaCAACTGAGATAAAGAACTcgttttgattattttttgcatattttcttaaaattattgcttaaaaatgtGTCACAGGTTTTCTATACAGTAAGATATGAGTCTgctaagtattttttattattactaaatgcaaaaattaataattacacagTTTTTCGACCATCATTTATAAATTTAGCCAAACATTATAACACCAAACTCTCACGTAACGGCCTTATAGCCGCAAAAGGTAAACGCCGCCAtgcagtaattaaaaatttgttttaacccCGGCTCGTAAACTAGTTCACTTCGGAAGAAAAACCCGCAATAGCACAAAAAGAACAGTACCGAGGCTGCCATTGCAAATAAATCTTGATACAAAAACCCGACTCCAATTAACGACACCATGTTCATAACGACTGTGAAGTCGATTAAATCTTGCCTTGTGTAGTGTTGGAATAAGAAAATATAAGTGGGTATTAGCCCAATGACTGTATGGAGCCATGCCACTTCTTTTTGAGCGACATCAAAATTGAGCCATACCGCAGTAGTTAAGCATGGAAATGCAAGGGCTGCGAGGAGCAGCTCAAGAAGAGATCTCATAGACGTCATTACGTTTTCGTAGACTGGAAATtgcaattaattcaattttgcGCCAACAGTCTTGCTTACAAAGTTCTGTGATGTTCATGGCGCTGTTCATGGCACTTATTACGAAAGTCACGTAAGCAAACTGCATTAAATCATTGCGGTGTCTttcgttgtatttttttaagcaataaaaagcCATCGCGATCCAAGCGATGTTGGATACCAGTACCAACAACGTGCTTATCTTGATTACCTATGAATGAAGCTAGCATTTCAAATAATgggaaattttttgaaacttacttttgttaagaaaaaaactaatactttgtacaaataattaaaagggAAATCATATTCTCGTTCATTTGTATCCATTATGGGGGATTATTGTAACTACACCgaacacaataaaatttagaaatgaCTTGGAACAGATTGTTGGACAAAACCAAAACTGACAAATTTGACGGACAATTCGAATAGGGAAGTGACATgaaatcaaaaaatcattatCAGTGCATAAACTTCCACACGTAAGAAGTACTGGGAACCGCAAAAattatggtggatgcgccgggataaccTATCAAAGATTGATGCGATTGATGGTATTGAGCTGTTTCAACGTTTAacgttttaacattttataaatttataaactcTGCAATTAATAACTTGTTTGAAATTTCATTCTATCTCTGGAcctcaatttattattttcttatttagaaattaaaaatttaaacgtttttttttggaattactAAGTGGGTATTTCAGTGACTGACTTACAAATTATCTGAAAATAATTCTTCAGGCTTTGATTGTTGTTTGAtgtcattttttgtaattttttgccgTCTTTTTTGACGGCAGCGAATTTTGTCATGCTTGATATTCTTGTCATCACAGTCTGACATTACACATCATctttcaaaagttttaaacTATGATTTCTACTACAATCGTAgttaaaattacacaattgatttaatttgaaCTTGGCGGCATTGTGGTGGCGTCTGCGCAAGTACCAGTACGCGTCCAGTCAAAccaaaatataacaaaaaacaaaatggttGCTCTATAAAAGAATGTgtttaaaatgcatttttatgcaaaagtaCGTGCATTGTGGCTCATTTACGTGATTTACTAAATTGATATTAGGTAAACACCGGTAGGTTTTTGTAAATCAAGCAGTTCCGATCCAAAATCGCGCATTTTTCTCTGAGAAATTGACATGACGCTATGAACACGCtagtgtaaataaataaagtgtgaTTCGAGCAATTCAAACCAGGAGGTTTCTATTTATATGAGAAGGTTATATAGGTTAACAGtgcaaacaaagcaaacgAATTTATTTACGTTAAATCTCATTACATAACGTAGAGTAATTGTGTATTTGTTGGCATCACGTAAACAAAGCGAGCGCCTTTTCCAAAAACGGAAGTCTTACTAATGCTATTGCTCTGGTTTTTTAGGCTGCGAGGATGAACAACAAAACGGTCTAGAAATGAATGTGAACGTATTGCATTGGAGATGTGGGGTGGGATTGTCAAATCGCTAATTTAGCAAACTTCGCTTCTTTGCATTATGAGGGAAATGGTAGGAGGTTGTTGCGTTTGTTCTGACGATAGAGGATGGTCTGAAAATCCACTTGTGTACTGCGATGGACAATCTTGCACTGTTGCTGTTCATCAAGGTAATAAGtgacaattattttgacactCTTCAAGGTTAATGACTTCAAaaaaaggcgccaaattgcaACACGGGcacaactttttttctatagaTTTGAGCACAGTCGGACTATAAATACGTCTGCAAACCTCCCAGTTTTATTCATAAATATGCCcgaaaattcattttaaaaattgaaacctAAGTGGTGGCTACTCTACTGAATCGGTGACGCCCCccccctttttttttgatttttttttatatttttcacgTGGAAGAATAATCTTTTATCTcctgattattatttttgtattcttttctttttcgaTAACTGATGCACTTGTGTTCTTTGCAACattatctcatttttttttatttggaaaagGTAGGTTACGTAGTTTTATGACTAATATTATTGAACAGAACATATTTCAGCTTGTACCTATGGCAATAAAGTAATATTTCAGCATACAATCCTCTTTTAGACCCTAATACGATAACCTCTCTAGagcagtttatttttaaggaaCTTTTTTCAATGAACGCGTGATATAATAGTACCAAAACGAATAGGTTTATCTTCAAACACGCTTCAAAATCACTTGAAGGTTtctttgttataaaaaaattgaaacatttcTAAGACAACCTTTCTCtagaacattttatttccGCCATTCACAATGTCAAAAactccaaaaataaattctaaatCAAATTCTTGCGctttttattagagaaaaatctTGGCTGGACGTTTTGACGCAATCAGttgcttatttattaattattacacaTAATGATTATTATTTGAGACAGAATAATATGTAACATTTATGGCCAtggattaatatttttttatatttttccgtgtaaatttctagattatactttaaaaaaccaacgtttttaaacatttacacCACGGTATACTTGCCCCATTAtcctaaataaattaagcaaATACTGTTTCTTTTATTGGAAGTTGAATGTTTGgataaaagttaaatttgttaaatattgaaGTGTTACCAAGCTTTCTTTAGTAATACCTCTGATGTGTTCTAATAAATGTGTTCGAAAACATAAACAATGTAATGCAATAAAATGCTTGTACCCTAGAAATACAGTTAGTAATAAAAGCTTATAGTATAACAATCCTATGTAAAAtgacttttggttttctttggTAATTCTAGGTAAGTATGTTTTAACACTTTGTGATTACACAATAACATCTCTTGTGATAATGATTGGggaattacaataaattaaattagcataaattaaaaaaacataattgctggttttaaaaatatgttccAACAGACTATTGAACTGTGTAAGTGCCGTCTGTTTGTAATTGGTTTGGACATGGAAGGTATCGCTCACCGTAGTTCTGAGAAACTGAAACGCAAGTCCAGTTATACTATTGAGAATGGAATATTTTGGTGAGAATTGTGATTACAGCATCTCGCAGGTAGTTTGAAAAAGGGACAagctgtaaaaataaatagcttTATGACCCCCTCTGAGCCTGTTTGTCAACTTGAGACGTAAAATTATCTTACATAGAACTGCGACCAAACACGTGTTCGACGTATTTTAGCCAAAATCGTGCTtcttttcattaattttgattaaattattttcagccTGCTATGGTATAGTTACTGTTCCCACTGGTCCGTGGTATTGTCGCAAATGCGAGAGTCAAGAAAGATCTGTTAAAGTGGTGAGCATTGCGTTTTTTTTCTTGAgttattacaaatatttacaagTGTTGTGAGATTACtaattgattgttttttttatttatttaacagaAATGCGAATTGTGTCCCAGCAAACATGGCGCTCTCAAACGCACCGACAATTCAGGTTGGGCTCACGTTGTCTGTGCTCTTTACATTCCAGAAGTGCGTTTTGGCAATGTCACAACGATGGAACCGATTCAGCTTCAATTAATTCCAACGGAACGTTTTAATAAGGTCAGTTATTATAATACGTTTTTGTTGTATAAAACTTTAgggtttaaataaatattttttaaattcaattcgCTTTCTACAAACCAGCCCTTGGTAATATTGGAGTTTTATATGatacatatattttttaatacatatcGCAGTTCATAatccaaaatttatttcacGTTTTTGCGTAGTAATTCACCaatagaaaacaaaagtaatttaaCTGATCATATTTTATTGTCGATTGTGCAAAATGGAAAACTCTTGTTTTGCAGACGTGTTACATATGTGAAGAAAAGGGAAAAGCTTCGAGTGCAACGGTTGGTGCATGTATGCAATGTAATAAGGCCGGTTGCAAGCAGCAGTTTCATGTGACTTGTGCACAGAGTTTGGGTTTACTTTGCGAAGAAGCTGGAAACTATTTAGACAACGTCAAATATTGTGGCTATTGCCAACACCATTACAGTAAATTGGTAAGTTAACAGCTGAAATGTCGAAAGCCAATTCCAAATATGTCAATTTCAACCAGAAGAAAGGTGGTAACGTGAAAACAATCCCTCCTTATAAGCCCGTATCCACGGAAAATCACCTCTCCGACTCGAATTCGGAGAAGGAAGCGGAAAACAACGCTTCGACGAAATCGTCGACTTCTTCATCTCAACTGTCATCATCCAAACGCAAGACGAGTTCGAGCAGCAAAGCCTCCTCGTCTAAGACGAGTTCGAGCACGAAAAGCTCGTCGAGTTCGTCGTCTTCTCATCAGAAAACCGTCCATAATTCGAGTAAAAGTTCAGATAAACTGAAAGTTTCGAGTTCTAGTGTTAGGAGCAGTGCCAAAAGTGCGGAAGACAACAGTGCTAGTGTTGAGAGTGGTAACGCGGACAGCAAAACGGAGTCGAGAGACAACAAAGTTGACTTAGATCAAAGCAAAACGGACGTTAAAGATTCGAAGAGTTCGAAGAAACGTAAGAATAATTCGAGGACGCCAACGCCGGTTGCGTTAGTGTCCAGTGAAACTGTTAGTGTTGTTAATACATCCAGCGTCGTGGCGGAGAATTTGGGCGGCACGGCGTCGGCGGGCGAGCGGAAAGGGGTGGTCGGAGAGCCGGCGGAGAAGCCAAAAAAGGTGCGGTAATAATTTGTTAaccaaaatttccaaatttgaaatatttcagaTCAAGGTGGAGACAACGCAgtcaattttaacaaaccaGCCAATCGTTGCCTTAACTTCAATATCAACGATTAAAACCATATCCAACTCTTCGATAACGTCGTCATTGAACGACAACGTCGAGACGGCCCCGTCACCATCACTACCTCCACAATCCATAATTCAGTCAGGTCCACCTCACAGTGTCAATTCTCTAGTGGTTTCCGTGCCTCTGACTAGTACTAGCTTAAGCCCCCATCCCCAAATCATCAACAACCAAGCGAGTGTCGTAACACCCACACCTATCATACATTCAGAAAGGAGTGTCAATAGTCCAGCCGACAGAGACACGTCAAATACCACACCAGTAAACATGACTGGTGGTAGTAGTAACCAGGGGAGTTCGATAATTACCTCAGAAATGAGTGGAGGTGGCCTAAAAATTACCTACGAGAAGCAGGATGCGGTGACCATGGAAGTGGATATGGAGTTGGAAGTTTCTCCGTCGAATCAAGACTTGGCTTCGAAAAGATCTCATTCAGTGGAAAAATCCGAGAAAGGTGGTCGGGGAAAGAAACGAAATTCGGGAGGAGCGAATGGGATTATTAATCAGTTGAATAATACGTCGATTTCTTCGTCGACGGTGAAACGTTCGAGTAGATCTCAGAATTCGACACCGCCACAGCCGGGGGCCTTTGCCAGTATAAGTCAGTCGCAGATTAAGGATTCACCTCCCAGTAGTCCCAGCTCCGAAAGTCAGAGTGCTGCGTCGGTGCAGAATGGTCGAGGGAAGTCGAAATCGAGGAAAAGTGCGCCTTCGTCGCTTGCAAGGTCGCAGTCGCCGAAAGATATGAAAGATATTAAATTGTAAGTACACATTCTTAGAATCAAATGCGATATACAGTGAAATTTTTCCAAGGGACAGAAAGTAGTCTttcgaaaaattcgtattttatttttatagtccACAAAAAAGTTTCTAGTTGCGTTAAAGTATAGCGCaagttaaagttttaaatatacTTCGGTGTagatttttgcaataattgtgtTAGAAAATACAAGAACGAATTAAGCTGTTGTTATTTGTTATACCTGCATAAAGGTCGACTCTACAGACAGGTAACAACGTGGGTGTGGAGGCGAAATTAATccataaaatagaaaaaaaaagattcaaGTGATCAGTGGAGAAATAGCTCCAAATTTATGCAGAATAATAACTACGAAATAGAAATTTAATGCAATTATtcatcttgaaaataattatttgtgagaataaactaattttttacctaataataattaatttaggtaCTGTTTTCTCTTTCCGGTTAAATAACAACTCGcaaaaactgagtttttaaaataatcatgTTTAAACACTCGAAAATGGGagatttgtcaatttttcttcacatttttatggaaatatcgCAAATTAATTGCGGTTGTGGATAAAAAACGTTATAGTATAATGCAGAAATGGTTAAAACATACACACCATTCTCGATCCGATTTATTGCTTTTTCAGCCTGGtagcaaaatttcacaaataatgcGTCTTGATCTCAATAGTGTGTCTAAACTCTCGAATAATGgctaaaattttctgttaatttttaatgaaatctcAATAAACAACTGCGTTTTCGTCTGCAAGTGTGCTAGAACACCCCAACCGGCAAAATAATGTACTTTTTTTTCGATCCAATTCaatgatttttgagaaatttagCGAAATATTGCGTATCTGAAAAACGAGGTAAAAAGACTGAATGTTTTtcgattcttagttttttttgcacGAAATTTCCCGAAACAATTACGTTTCTGCTTAAACAACGTGctaaaatgatcaaaaaaaagataattttcgAACCAGTTCAATGATTTTTTGcctaattttgacaaaaaaagtaCGTGcccttgtaataaaataacttcAGTACAGTATTTTTGATTTcgttttttggataaaaatccccctatttttgttttcctctAGTTTTCAGAACGGGGTTACAGCCCCGCACATGTTGGGTAATCAGTTAAACCCCAATTCCAacatggcacaaaaaatgtcCGATCATCTAAATTCCGAATTAGAAGCCCACAGTATTTTCAGTGCAAGTGATAATTCAACAATGATGGGTCCCCAACTCCATCATCGAGTAATCGCTTCGGTAAATTAATTTGCACGTGATTTTAATGGTTGGTacccaaaattatttatattaaataggCAAGGGCGAGCAGTGCAGGTGGTTCGAGTACTGCTTCAGCAGGTAGCGGTTTTTCATCAATGTTAGGAGGTGGAGGTGGCAACATACCTCAAACACTTGACCAATTACTTGAAAGACAGTGGGAACAAGGATCTcaatttttaatggaacaagcCCAACATTTTGATAGTGAGTGTTGGTAGCACTATCTCGTG
It contains:
- the Dus2 gene encoding tRNA-dihydrouridine(20) synthase [NAD(P)+]-like isoform X1; this translates as MTVILTSKMTKTTEKLTYDNKIILAPMVRVGTLPMRLLSLDHGADIVYTEELIDWKFLKSIRRENDVLGTVDYLDKSDGTVVFRTCPREKNRVVVQLGTCDPQRALKVAKMIENDVAGIDINMGCPKEFSLKGGMGAALLKQPEKAKSILSTLTQNVKIPITCKIRVFESAEETLDLVKELVSTGISAIAIHGRTKAERPQHPNRNATIKFIAENVSIPVVANGGSKEIEKYQDIIKFKEECGCSSVMIARAAEANCSIFRKQGLLDIETVIEQYLKYAIDYDNSPSNTKYCIQNILKELQETPRGKKFLECQTLEQICAIWDLADYCRKKQLQFHSQGILSRREITPDMFSPKAKKVKTELDDDVIEMKCAFIRVNYPDDPDLPKSKIIAYCGKHKFDLPKYQTVNEDKLFRAIATFQGKKYSSSYWEKNKRFAEQGAALVLACSLGLVTKEELIKDGSMLE
- the Dus2 gene encoding tRNA-dihydrouridine(20) synthase [NAD(P)+]-like isoform X2, encoding MTVILTSKMTKTTEKLTYDNKIILAPMVRVGTLPMRLLSLDHGADIVYTEELIDWKFLKSIRRENDVLGTVDYLDKSDGTVVFRTCPREKNRVVVQLGTCDPQRALKVAKMIENDVAGIDINMGCPKEFSLKGGMGAALLKQPEKAKSILSTLTQNVKIPITCKIRVFESAEETLDLVKELVSTGISAIAIHGRTKAERPQHPNRNATIKFIAENVSIPVVANGGSKEIEKYQDIIKFKEECGCSSVMIARAAEANCSIFRKQGLLDIETVIEQYLKYAIDYDNSPSNTKYCIQNILKELQETPRGKKFLECQTLEQICAIWDLADYCRKKQLQFHSQGILSRREITPDMFSPKAKKGKLSRRSRFAEIKNNSILWQTQV
- the LOC658581 gene encoding uncharacterized protein LOC658581, which produces MPHRYSTAFSHLVLAGTGIYCLVQIKDAHFHCPHITFGLITVNSLIGLWRWGNPEYGDKAERLYSFTSYLQLLFALPCITTTEWLGYGYDRYLSWAWTILPTIPLVCYLVDASSDEKLEEAIIPINLIALGVVCFLAENYYGIAAAVSYAIDHYIVLKQGESLESIPAQDLYNYGLCFFAYFALRAIGD